One Xyrauchen texanus isolate HMW12.3.18 chromosome 26, RBS_HiC_50CHRs, whole genome shotgun sequence genomic window, ACACCTATTCCAAAGGAGGATGCCAACATTCCCCTTGTCACACCTTCCTTGCTTCAGATGGTTCGACTACGATCTGTAAATGTTGGTGAAGATCAAGTAAACAATGATAGCAAACCAAGTCTTGAGGCCACAGCAAATGATGAACAGATTCAGAATATCTCCAGTCAAGCAACACCGCAAAAGCCCATTCGCAGATCCCTAACTTTAAAATCTAACCCACCCATTAAATCATCTTCTGCCACAGGCACAGTGCCATCCATGTGTCTACAAGAGGCCATACGTATGAAAACCGCTGCACTGTCCTCCAGTGGAGTACCAGCAATGCTCAATCTACGTTTATCCTCAACTAATAGCACTAGTTCACCTGTTCCATCTCCTAAAACACCAGAAGACTGCAACTTGCATAGGTCCCCTGCATCTACAGCCAGTTTTATCTTCTCCAAGAGCACAAAAAAACTTGTCATTGAAACACCTACATCTCCCGTGGCCCAGACAAGCCTCCAACAGAATCTTACAGCTGAGGTAATACAGGTTTCTGACCAAGCCAAGATGATAATTACAAATGGCACAAAAAAGCCAATTAAGGTGCCACCACCTGTTGCTAAGAAACCAGCGCATGGAACAAATCCTTCCAATACTGAGAACGCAACAATTGAACAAAAAGTGAGTGTTGAAGTTAATTGTCAAAGTGACACAGTGCATCCTGCTGGCCAGCGAGCACAAGCATCAGGGAGCCAGGATCATGCAAGTAAGGAAGCATTCATGTTATTTTAATTGGTGcattaaatacagatataaaaaaaaaaaaaaaaatgataaactgCTAAAACAAGCCTAAGCTGGTAAGGTCTTTCAGACTGGTCTATTGGCTGATTTTGGATGGGTTTTGGGCACAGCTGGCCAGGCTGGGAAACtggtttaaaccagctaagaccagcaaccCAGTTTAGGCCTTTTTTTTAGCAATATAATTAGAGACCCatcaataaatataaatctgCATTAACAAATGATAATTAGCTGTGCTTGCTTTAAGGATTTTCCAAAATTCCTAAGCCAAATCTTTGGCACGTAACTTATCCCACACTGTTTGCAATACACCCATGAATAATGTGTCAAATCAACCACCTTAATGAGGAGGGGTGTGCAATGACTTTAAGCTATTGTTCAAGCAGTTGAAAAATCtgcaaaaatcccatagactcaACACTGCAAAATGATTACAGGGATCATATCCCCAGATCTAAATGTCAGAGACATGGGGGTGGGCACATTTGAATTGGGGCAGTGTACTGAGGCCCTGGGTTGTACAGAGTTTTGCCATagcatcactcacattttcttctgaagCTAATTATAATGAAATTTATTTTCCAGGAAGAACAGAGACTACATGCTGAAGTGTCATGATGCTTGAGTTTTGACTGGGCTCTTCAGTCAGTCTGACAAAAACAGGAAGACAAAAATGTGATGGAAAACACAAGTGAGATCTGGTCAAGAATCCATGGATACCATTGCTGTCTTAAAAGCCTTAGCCTGGAAATGGCcttcaaatgtatgcaaaaagGTCCccacacccccaccccccaaaaaaacaactaTATATTATAGCTTTATTACAGCTTTCAAGTATTTTTCTAAATGAGTGATTTACTCTGGTAAAGTCAAGAGTTTATTGTGGCCGTAAATGGATGTATCAAGACTAAAGACTGCAAGATTGAACTGACATCTAGTGGTCACTAGTGTTGGTAATCTCTGGGTGCAAAAAATTATTGAACCCTTTGTCATCATTTTCTGACATCTCCAGTTATGCTTTTATATCCTGTCCTCAAGCACAGTGAttgattagcatttattgaaagAAGCCTTTATCTAGCATTTATTGAAAGAAGCCTTTATCTAGCATTTATTGAAAGAAGTAGGTTATACTAACAATTTCAAACCTTTTAGTGCTACTGCAATCATCTTTCAGAGTTTGATTTCAGCAAATATGTAATTATACTTGTACAGACCTGTGATTTACTAATAAGTTCTACAGCATGCTGAAAATGACTGACATGAACATTatatacacaaaacacatttacacacagaCTTCCTTAGATTAAAGCACTTTGTAAGCTAAAATGCTGCATTACTTTCTGTTGGAACCAGCAAAGCAGTGAGAGTACTGATGGTCCCTCTAAGACTGATGTAAATATATAGCCATTTACTTTACTTCAAGGCAGGACTGAAGAAAATGACTacactattttaaaataaatatgcattaaatatatttatagatttatCCTGTTATTactgttttcatgtttttaatgtcATCTTTTTTGGGGAGGTCACACAGACACTCCTTATCAATGATTTGACCATTCAAATATATTGTAATATGGTTAACAGCTTACAAAAccactatttattttcattaaatatgcATTGTATTGTTTGCCAGTTTAACACAATGCAGTGCAATATCAACAGTTGCCTTCTTGTTCATATGCATTTTCCATAAGGTACACAAGGGCTGTGTATTGTTCAATGGGCTAACAAACCATAATTTTcagattcatacattttaaatacctcTCAAAAGAGTAATGATGAATGCTGCGAAATTACCTCTGCTGACATAAGCCACATTTTCATTAAGATATATAGGGAATAATTTATGAATCATCATTTATTGAGGTGAGTTTGGTTAACATCAGAAGTCCACACTTTAGATAAATTCTGAAtgtaatattacatgaaatccaAGGTTGTTTTCAGTCTACTAAATCAAAGTAATCCTCCAATATTTACCCATAACAGTTTATTCTGTATGTACATTTTCCCTGCCTGAACCGTTTCTACCAATGGGTAAATAATCTAAATAGCTGGGTACTGATAATGGTACTGGAAGCAATGATCAAGCCAAGAAGATGGCACCACGGGAAACCTGAGTTTGAGGACATCCAAACAAATGAGCACAGCACAAGATTATTCACTGATGcactttatgcttaaaacatcTTGGATGGCAGTACATGCAATGTAAAGCATGTACGATACCTACATGCATTGTGTTACAGTAATCATGTGCTATTATATCATTCACAGGGTAAGATAGGCTAAATTGTACATCAGCAATTAATGGTAAACAAAAGCAGTAAAAGCCATTTGCTCTTCCATCAGTGCCAGTTTGCAGTTTTTGATGGCTATGATGAGGGAGTAATACCTGACACTGCGTAGTTGTCATGGGGATATTGGGTTGTCATGGAAACTGTACATTTGAAGATTGAGAAAAAGGATGAAGATAGACTAGCTAATATTTCCACCCTTCAGTGTTTTACAGGTGATCTGTCCAAGTTTAGTCACAAGAGTGTTCTCTTTCCACTGTGCAATGCACTCGTCTGAGATTTTCAGATCCATCTGAAGAgatcacaaacataaacaaccaactaTAAGACACTgtgataccttttttttttttttttttaaatacaattgtgCTCATAAGTTTACACACCTCTTGCAGAATTATATTAACTATATTATAATTGGAGAttataaagttttttgttttgtttatatattacTGCCCTGAAGAAGCCTTCCAGAAGAATAACAGATATTTAAGTAAATCCCACAAGACAACATTAGTTTTTATTGTGTCACTTTCTTGAGTATCTGTGATAGTTTGCAGCTTTTTGAAAGTTGTGCATTAGTCCCTTTGAAACCAGGGTTATATAAAATTTGAACAGGGTAATGTGTAAATGCCATTATTAATCGGTCTtatggaatatactgtatatataaatatatgttgcATTAAGTAGCTTCATTAGGGGAATTTTTATGATCCCTCTTTATTTAGAACGAAATACATCCATCTTGCTTTCTACGATGGGTATGTGTATTTATGAGCAGAGTTGTCTGTCTAAGGGGTAAAGAATACAATTCACGCACCTGCAACTTCTCAAAAACCTTTTTCTTTGGTTTCAATTCATCATCTGGTTTACCAGATTCATACCCTTCAACATAAACACGATCTCCTGGTGCTGACCCTTCCGGTGGATCCAAAGGCTCCACTTTCCTGGGCTCACCCTCTCTGCAACAAGTCACATTTAGACAGATCAAGACTAGAATATTTACTATAACAACAAATTCTATGAAGATAGGTTTGTTATAGGAGCTAGTTCATTAGAACTACTAATTAGAGTGTATCAATAATACTAACATTGAAGCACAGAGCAGCATGGCTTGGGATTCGATCCCCCTCATCTTCTGGGGCTTTAGGTTGCATAGCAACACAACAAGCCGGTCCTGAAGCTGCTCCTGGGACACGTAGGCCACTAGTCCACTCACTACAGTCCGTGGCTGCTCCTCACCCACATCAATCTTCTCTAAATACAGGGAGTCCGCATCTGGGTGCTAAAAAGTGAAGTCAGAAAAACTTTATAATGGATATAAAGACACTTAGACATTTTATGTCATTTGAACATGCTCTTATTGGAAAAAATCTGCAATAATAAAATTAATGCTAGCAGTCTCTACCTTCCCTACACTGATGATTTTGCCCACTCTGATGTCTAGTTTGGATGGGATGACCACCTCCTCCTCTGCTGTCGGTTTAGGGTTACCTTTCGCTCCTTCTGTGAAGCAATGAAAATCAATGTGTACATTTATCACTAAAACTCAATCTAGAAAGTAGAAATTCGGATtttggtatttttatttatactCACTCTTTTTGGAAGGATCTGGATAGGCTGAATTGGTCAGTTTCCTCAACTCTGGCATCTCAAACTTCTTCCTAATAGGATCCAGTAGCTTGTTAAGGGCAACCTCTACTGAGGTCTTCAGGTCACCAGGATGGATTTGCTAAAGGCAAGCAGTTCAGTTGTCAACATGTGTTGCTCAAAGGATAAGGATTCGTTATGATACACGTAAAATAATAAGATGCGCAATACTCCGATACCTCTGCAGCAAAGTCTGTCTCCACTTCCTCATAATCTGTGAAGACTTTATCACCTCCCCACTTTGGATCTCTTTTAATGACAAATTCTGAGAGCAAAACAAAATAGAACATTAACAACTTAACTCTAGATTCATACATTTtctgtgggtggttgctaggacattgcaATGCGAAAGCTAAGGGGTTTGGTGTTTTCTTAGTAAATTGTAATGCAGTTGCCAGCTGGTTGCTTACTAGCACTATTCTGGTGCTTGGATATTGCTCAGGTCCCTTTTTAACCCCTTCAGCACTGGTGCATTTTATTATGTTGCTGTTCTAAATTTgtaacatgtaattctggttctgttcactctatccccctttaaaaagtattagatggcagcaagtactaggaatgtttttttcctctatcaccttccatcataaaatgcagatctgaaatgtaggtggtgctctaacgcAATTAAgcactcacagatgtgctcgtccatagacatttattcaaattttctgtTCATACACACCCAATGTTTCATCAaatatctcagcctctgagtggactatatCGATCAATCTAGCTGCCAATAGAAAGCTGAGATTCTCCCCTTTGCGGtggtataaaataatttaatcactaatagctaataaaataatttcgaTGACtcgtttagcatgcttttcctgctggactgcatattttgtacaggacatctaagatataacattggataaTTCAACCAAGCAAGCTCACTGACAAGTAAAATACTGCTAATTGTTTTAAAAACTACCTAGAGTAAAAGCAGATAAAAAGTTTTTGCCTTCTTGGGGCTTACAGCTGCATTGATCAACgaataaaagagatgtttgtattttgaactgtggtattatggcaacattcctgagaatgagaggtTTCATTTGATATACGACTTGTGCTATTTAAGTActatgtgaaagacttttatatttgCATTAATATTTCAACCACATTACCTCTACGTGGCATCACAGATTGTTTTTGCCCTTATTTTGTTAATGTAAcattactgtaaaatgtatagTAGTCTATGAAAAGGTCAGATTCTAAACTTTCAAAAGATACCACATATACCAGACTAATATATTCAGGGACTTTAAAGTTAAGCATAAACTTATTTTCCAATATAATTTTACATTGCAAAATGTATGCCCAGAAGCATTTGCACAGATCAGTAAGGAGCTCACCAGAGTGTAGAGGGAAAAGAACATGTTTAACGAAGGACAGAACTCCATTATTCTGAACATTGCCAGGCTCACAGAATGCCTTCTTCAGCTTCTTCTTCACTTCCTCCTTCTTATCCAGCAGGTCAATCTTGGATTCCTGAGGTCAGAGATGAATGTTTGATTATGACAGATCTCAGAATCAGAACATAGGTATCAAACAGACATACTGAACACAAAAGAGTATATTAATAGCATGCTTTACCTATATGCTTAAATAATGTGATAATGCTCTATCTTCGTGCATTCTTTGATTTTTGCAGGTTCTTGGATGTACTGTACCTCCTCAGAGGAGCTCATCTTGCCCCCAGTAAGTCCAGGCACCATTGGGTTCATCATATGGATGCGTTTTGTGTAACCAAGAGTAGGCAGATACTGCAAAGGACAAGGGGGGGACAATGCAACCTCAAAATACCTGACAACCAAAAACATATTTCAGGAGAAAGGTGCAGGCAATAACAATTTATCAAAACAGTACAGTGGCATGGAAAAGCTAGTGATTCAGGCTGTTCTTAACATTTGATTTTGCCAATGAATAGACAAAGCGAAttccagaagaaaaaaagaggagGAATTCacacttaatttaatttattgaacTCTACATTAATATCAAATACATTATAAAGCGAAACAATGTTGATAAACATCCAGAACTGTACAGAGTGAGCTTGCACCATTGCCAATATAAGCTTCCAGTTTAAGAAATGAAAGATAAGGAAATCTACTTTAATCTACTGCTTTGTGTGTCTCTATGCCTTTATGGTTACTGTGTGACTAGTAAAGTGTTTTTACAGAACTATTTGTTTGTGATTTCAACTACAAAGACATTTTATTATAATGCTAGTTgaaactgaataaagaataatttaGTAGGGCCAAGTGTGCAGGTCACGTCTGTTAATTGGTACAATATGCCCTTCTCaccataaaatgtaacaaatcacCAAGATGCACCAGAGATTTTGTCAACTGCATACGCATAGCTGACCTACCATAAATTTGAGATATGAGAAGCTCAAATCACAGTTCTTGTAGCTATGTGTCTTCTTTGAGAAATTAATAATGTTAACTGAAAATCAATCGGTGTTGCAATTGTAACCATTTCTGCTTGTAATTTAGTTACTTCAACTTAAAATCTGTTTTGTCAATTTGTTTGCTATTTTGCCCACCCCTTACTTGTCCCTTCCATATCTCATGCATAGacttgtgtacattttaaaaaatatctaaGAAATACATACCTTTTCAGCTAATGTGAAGATCTTCCTCTGGTCCACACCCCCAAACTGAGCATCTACTTTCAAGTACTCCTCATCCAGTGCCTGATGGAAAATAAAAACAAGTTTACGGTTCTGAACTAAACAGCAAATCAGAAAATACAAcagcaataacattttaaatttggGATTAAATAGAACAAATGGAATAAAATTAAGTATTGAAAAGTCTGTAAaacctaatgttgtcattactggaaaatcTGTAAAATCAACTTATTATGGTTTTCAGTGTGAGAAGCATGTAATTAATAATCTATCAATATGTAATAACCAGCATCATTACTTATAAAACAttcctgttcctggaggccccccaacactgcacattttgtatatctcccatTTCTGACACACCAAATTCAGGTTGTAAAGTCTCTAATAATGAGCTAATgaattgaatcaggtgtgtttgattagggagatatccaaaatgtgtactgTTGGGAGGCCTCCAGGCACAGGGTTGGGAACCAGCTCTCTAAAAACCATAGTAAACATCATTTTTAACCATTAAACAAAAGGTTTTACAAAGATGATCTACATACCTGTAGTCCAGGATACAGAAGACCACTGAGAAGAGGATGCTCCACCTGTTTGACCACCTCAGCTCCTGCTTTCTTAGCATCATGTTCAGTCACCATGGATGACAGCCGGTACACATCCAGAGTGTACTCTCTAAAATGGATCAACAAGCCAcagataacatttacatttatgcatttggcagacgcttttatccaaagcgacttacagtgcactgattacagggacaatccccccggagcaacctggagttaagtgccttgctcaagggcccaacagtggcatcttggtggtgctggggcttgaacccccgaccttctggtcagtaaccctgagtctCAACCaatgagccaccactgcctttGATAAGAGTATCTAATCAAAAAAGCATAACAACTGAACAACACCTCCTTTAtagtcttgataaaaaaaaatatatttgataacaCGAAgttaaaactagggatgcactgatgccAATATCtatcagccaattattgaccaaattaaaaccatcggcataTCGATAATATGCATGGAAATGCAATATGAAAAAactttaacagctttaaaatgaATTGGTAAAATACTTTGGGAAAAACTTTGGGAACTCAAAATACACAATCCAAAAACATTATAAGACACAATATGTAAAAGGGTttgcactcctaagaacatgtaatattacatttttattctgtctGGTACgttaaataaatggaaaaagcGCCACTTAACTATACGCTACATGATGAGAAAAACAAtctaaaacactttgaaaccagcagactttgaaaTCTGAGATATCGGTATGATGTCCATTAAtactgcatgattgattgaattaagattgaaattgcaataCGGCTTTGGGCGATTACAAACAAtttaaaaggctgtgttttaaacagcaaaaacataagtgtaagaatgttaaagtacaaaataacctttttcatatcaatcatcatgCTATATTCAGTCATTTCGTTCTTATCTTGTATCTTTCACTGTAGCTTTCTCTTAAATGTTGGCCTGTCGTGTGTTCAACAACTCAATGGAATTTTTTAGAACAGTGAAAAGATTTTCTACCTCTTTGTACATTGTTTAAGCATTTctaagtaaaacagtgatctgatgtcAAAATAAGGTACGTTGTAAATTATCTATATCGCCAATAGTTTGTTATAATCAGAATCGTATAGGTCAAAATGTTTCATATCAGAGCATCACTAGTTAAAACATAGCTTTCACAGTACAAAGCAAACCAACTGGAAGATCCATACAATGTTATTGGTGGAAAATCATCAAAAGTAACTGTTTGAAATGACACGGTAGTGTGTACCTGCTGAGCTGATAGTCGGTGCCTTTGACAAATTTGAGCTTGTCAAGGGGAACTCCAATGCTCTCCAACATGGCCTTAATGACCTGTTCATAATACTTCACCCTGAGCTCCAGCAGCTCCCAGGGAGCCTTCATGTTGTCCAGGTAGGCGTGAAGATCGGCAAAAAGAATGGTAACCTACAGAACAGTAACATATACACATGGGTGAATATGTGGATATGTGAATTTTAAAATAATGGGAAAACTTCTGTCAATATAAATCGAAATATTCTTGTAAGATATTATAGCATTAAAATATTCTGTATGGAGACAAGTAGCATGATGCATAATGCCAAAGACAAACCTCACAACCCGCCTTCAGGAAGTCTGCGATCTTTGACATGGGAACAAAGTAAGCCACATGAGGCTTGCCTGTGGTTGCTGTACCCCAGTAAACTTTCAATTCCCTCTCCTTCAGGATCTCCTTCAGCTTCTCCTCACCAAGAACCTCCTGAGCATAAAACAATTGCCTCATCATTTACAATTTCAGATTCTTTGCGTTGTCCAACTGGATTTATTTTATAGGGCCACATTGGTTGAAGAGAAATGGGGTACTCTTGGTGCACTTTCTGGTACAGTTTAATGGTTCTGGATCATAATCAGGACTCAAAAACACTCTCAGTATAATACTACAAAGCTAATTAGATTCACATCTAGGATCACTGCTGGAGTATCTCTCACCTGAAGGTTCCTGGTGATGAGCTGGAACTTCTCGTCTGGGCTTAGCTGTTCTCCCATGGTTACTTCTGCCTACTTCTGACTAtgttatacatataaaaataaaaaaagtacttaaacaaTATATAAACATTCATTAAATCTAAAATCAAGTAAATCACTCTTATGCATCAGGCAGTAGAATTTAACATATGCAACATTCTAATGTAAATTCTTTGCTGCGCCTTCAAATGTCAAATTAACACCATGTTGAACATGTATTACAAATCCACAAAACTCTTTGCGTTATTGATAGCAGCCATTTGTCAAAAAAGCCCGACATCTCTCGAATCAGATcagttattatattacattaaaggAATCCAATGCAACAGGCAACCTTACATACAGTGACATCACTATGAATGAACTGCTGAGGAAGAGCTGGCTTATCCTCTACAACACCGCATTATAAAATGCTACTGTTCAGGCAATAACTTCGTACAAAGGTGGCTTTTGTCTTTACGTTGttagtaattataaataaaagtCGCCAAGacaaaaaatcatgttaaaactcaCCGAAGCCTGTGACAAGACTGACACGTGCGGGCCGGTGACAGACTCTTCTTCTTTGGGTTTTGCTGTATTCCGCACCTTAGGTacataccgccacctactgttgagtttttgttttgtgcAACCAACATGGGTGATCTTTCTACCTTTCTTCTTATGTTTGTTTTGGGTTCTAACGATGGTGGGCTCATGCTGCTGCGTATTCTGCTCCCATGCCTAAACCTCACCATGTGAGTTCCCTCGATATCAGTTGTGAATGTAGTTTTATATTAATAACATCATGATCCTCTTATCTTCCGTATCAAACACGTTTGTCTAAACCTGTgtctagcaagaaagtcataattACTCTTTGATTCATTTGGTCTTGTATACCTTAAGATCCAATCTATCATACTTTTGTATTACCTTTTAAGTTAATTTCTTTCTATGTAATATTTTCTACATTTCAGTCTTACGTGTTCAACTGTTTCCATTTGCCCACAAAAAGCACATCTGCCTGTATAATGTTTACCCATTAAATGTAATGATGTATTCAGCCCTGTATGTCCAAATTGCAATTTAGATAGAATCACCTCCTCTATGACAACAGACTCTTCCGCTTGTTTCATAATAAAAGCCACCAAAATCTCATTTTTAACTGGCTTTGTTAATTCATTTATGCATATACAttgtcattacattttaaatcaattaACAACATATATTTGAATACATGGGTAAAATATATATGATACTATTCAATAAATATAGATTAATAAGTACTTTTCAAAATAGTTTGCCATGTAAAGACAGTGTTGCACTATTAGGAACCGAGTGTGAACACGGAGCATTAAACGGAATGACCTCCAGGGggcgcttacacacacacacacaaaagaattgtgcatgtgcaagcaaggaggcctacaaacctgactcagttacaccagttctgtctgttttttgtggaaggctaccaaaaatgtttgacccaagtaaaaaaataaataaaataaaattaaaaaaatttcattgagtcaacatttaacccctactattacccctccccaatcaccagcCCCACCCAACCCCCATCGAACACCCCTGAGGTCACAAAAtagaatacacacaaaaaatataattattatatataattaaaactaaacctctctctccacagcccctccctgTGACTCCCCCAAAAACACCAAATACCTGCCCCACTCCCTAGCAAACAAATCTCGAACCCCCTGCCCTCTGCTCAACCTCTTCTCAAAAGCCGCCACCATCCCCATCTCCTCACACCACTCTGGAAATGAGGGAGCCCCATCAGACTTCCACTCccttaaaataatctgcctgccaatcataatactggtcagtctggggcaaaatgaaattcaataatcataaagac contains:
- the LOC127620170 gene encoding tyrosine--tRNA ligase, cytoplasmic, with product MGEQLSPDEKFQLITRNLQEVLGEEKLKEILKERELKVYWGTATTGKPHVAYFVPMSKIADFLKAGCEVTILFADLHAYLDNMKAPWELLELRVKYYEQVIKAMLESIGVPLDKLKFVKGTDYQLSREYTLDVYRLSSMVTEHDAKKAGAEVVKQVEHPLLSGLLYPGLQALDEEYLKVDAQFGGVDQRKIFTLAEKYLPTLGYTKRIHMMNPMVPGLTGGKMSSSEEESKIDLLDKKEEVKKKLKKAFCEPGNVQNNGVLSFVKHVLFPLHSEFVIKRDPKWGGDKVFTDYEEVETDFAAEQIHPGDLKTSVEVALNKLLDPIRKKFEMPELRKLTNSAYPDPSKKKGAKGNPKPTAEEEVVIPSKLDIRVGKIISVGKHPDADSLYLEKIDVGEEQPRTVVSGLVAYVSQEQLQDRLVVLLCNLKPQKMRGIESQAMLLCASIEGEPRKVEPLDPPEGSAPGDRVYVEGYESGKPDDELKPKKKVFEKLQMDLKISDECIAQWKENTLVTKLGQITCKTLKGGNIS